The following are encoded together in the Peromyscus leucopus breed LL Stock chromosome 1, UCI_PerLeu_2.1, whole genome shotgun sequence genome:
- the Ttc9c gene encoding tetratricopeptide repeat protein 9C — translation MEKRLQEAQLFKEEGNQRYREGKYRDAVSRYHRALLQLRGLDPSLPSPIPNLGPEGPALTPEQENILHTTQTDCYNNLAACLLQMEPVNYERVREYSQKVLERQPENAKALYRAGVAFFHLQDYDQARHYLLAAVNRQPKDANVRRYLQLTQSELSSYHRKEKQLYLGMFG, via the exons ATGGAGAAGCGTCTGCAGGAGGCTCAGCTATTCAAGGAGGAAGGGAACCAGCGCTACCGGGAAGGGAAGTACCGAGATGCTGTGAGTAGGTATCACCGAGCTCTTCTTCAGCTGCGGGGTCTGGATCCAAGTCTGCCTTCCCCGATACCCAATCTAGGCCCTGAGGGCCCAGCTCTCACGCCGGAGCAAGAAAACATACTGCACACCACTCAGACAGACTGCTACAACAACCTAGCTG CCTGTCTCCTCCAGATGGAGCCAGTGAACTATGAACGAGTGAGGGAATACAGTCAGAAAGTCCTAGAACGACAACCTGAAAATGCCAAGGCCTTATATCGGGCTGGAGTAGCCTTCTTCCATCTGCAGGACTATGACCAGGCTCGGCACTACCTGCTGGCTGCTGTCAACAGGCAACCTAAAG ATGCCAATGTCCGGCGGTACCTCCAGTTGACACAGTCAGAACTCAGCAGCTACCATAGGAAAGAGAAGCAGCTGTATCTGGGCATGTTTGGTTAA